The proteins below come from a single Vitreimonas flagellata genomic window:
- a CDS encoding enoyl-CoA hydratase/isomerase family protein, translating to MPLTEILTSTNAGLARITLNRPAALHALNTQMCRDMIAALQSWRDDERARVVMIDHAEGTRGFCAGGDIRMLAESGKGDGAEAREFFYTEYQLNHLLFTYPKPIVALIDGVTMGGGVGISMPARFRIATENTTYAMPETGIGLFPDVGGGWYLPRKPGAIGMWLALTGARLKAADCLIAGIATHYMPTEILAAARAQIAGAAQTHEPERALDSGLEALSEGAGRPKELTPENVERINRIFAAESVEAIVAALEADGSDWAKAQISTLASKSPQTLKVAFRQLRDGAAMQSFADEMAQEYAIGARVVQRHDFIEGVRALIVDKDNKPRWNPATLAGVTDAMLDEIFAPLPADQEWKPL from the coding sequence CTGCCTTTGACTGAAATCCTCACCTCCACCAACGCTGGCTTAGCCCGCATCACGCTGAACCGCCCCGCAGCACTCCACGCGCTCAACACGCAAATGTGCCGCGACATGATCGCCGCACTGCAAAGCTGGCGTGACGATGAGCGCGCGCGCGTCGTCATGATCGATCACGCCGAAGGTACGCGCGGCTTTTGCGCGGGCGGCGATATCCGCATGTTGGCCGAAAGCGGGAAGGGCGACGGCGCCGAGGCGCGCGAATTCTTCTACACCGAGTATCAGCTCAACCATCTGTTGTTCACCTACCCAAAGCCGATCGTCGCTTTGATCGACGGCGTGACGATGGGCGGCGGCGTCGGCATCTCGATGCCCGCGCGCTTCCGCATCGCCACCGAAAACACCACCTACGCCATGCCCGAAACCGGCATTGGCTTGTTTCCCGATGTTGGCGGCGGCTGGTATCTGCCGCGCAAGCCGGGCGCCATCGGCATGTGGCTCGCGCTCACCGGCGCGCGCCTGAAAGCCGCCGATTGTCTCATCGCCGGCATCGCCACGCATTACATGCCGACCGAAATCCTCGCTGCCGCGCGCGCGCAAATCGCCGGCGCTGCACAAACGCACGAACCCGAACGCGCGCTCGATAGCGGCTTGGAAGCGTTGAGCGAAGGCGCGGGCCGCCCCAAAGAACTCACGCCGGAGAACGTCGAGCGCATCAACCGCATCTTCGCAGCTGAAAGCGTCGAAGCCATCGTCGCAGCCCTCGAAGCCGACGGTTCGGACTGGGCCAAAGCCCAAATCTCCACGCTCGCGAGCAAATCGCCGCAAACTTTGAAAGTCGCGTTCCGCCAACTGCGCGATGGCGCGGCGATGCAGAGCTTCGCCGACGAGATGGCCCAAGAATACGCGATCGGCGCGCGCGTCGTGCAGCGTCACGATTTCATCGAAGGCGTGCGCGCGCTGATCGTCGACAAAGACAACAAACCCCGATGGAACCCAGCCACGCTCGCCGGCGTCACTGATGCGATGCTGGACGAAATTTTCGCGCCCCTGCCGGCGGATCAGGAATGGAAGCCGTTGTGA
- the mmsB gene encoding 3-hydroxyisobutyrate dehydrogenase has protein sequence MTRVAFIGLGNMGSGMAANQAKAGREVIAFDLSAEALERAKEHGVKPAAGAAEAVKDADIVITMLPAGQHVRDVYLSAILPNAPRDALLIDCSTIDVDSARTVARDASMQGFRSADAPVSGGTAAASGGTLTFMVGCREQDFAEIEEALKPMAKAIIHAGDSGAGQAAKICNNMLLGISMIGVSEAFTLAESLGLDAQKFYDIASKASGQCWSLTSYCPWPGPVPTAPSNRNYEGGFASAMMLKDLKLAQEAADGVGAPTPLGGAATAIYDDLVAAGHANKDFSYVLQMLRGRG, from the coding sequence ATGACCCGCGTTGCATTTATCGGCCTCGGCAATATGGGCTCGGGCATGGCGGCCAATCAGGCCAAGGCCGGGCGCGAGGTGATCGCGTTCGATCTCTCCGCCGAGGCGCTGGAGCGCGCCAAAGAGCACGGCGTCAAACCCGCCGCTGGCGCGGCCGAAGCCGTGAAGGACGCAGACATCGTCATCACCATGCTACCCGCCGGTCAGCACGTGCGCGATGTTTACCTGAGCGCGATCCTGCCCAATGCGCCGCGCGATGCGCTGTTGATCGATTGCTCCACCATCGACGTCGATTCCGCGCGCACCGTCGCGCGCGATGCATCCATGCAGGGCTTCCGTAGCGCCGACGCGCCCGTCTCCGGCGGTACGGCGGCGGCAAGCGGCGGCACGCTCACCTTCATGGTTGGCTGTCGCGAACAGGATTTCGCCGAGATCGAAGAGGCTTTGAAGCCGATGGCCAAAGCCATCATCCATGCCGGCGATAGCGGCGCGGGGCAGGCGGCGAAGATCTGCAACAACATGCTGCTCGGCATTTCGATGATCGGCGTCAGTGAAGCGTTCACGCTCGCGGAATCGCTCGGTCTCGACGCGCAGAAATTCTACGACATCGCGTCCAAAGCTTCCGGCCAATGCTGGTCGCTCACCTCGTACTGCCCGTGGCCTGGCCCGGTGCCGACAGCGCCCTCCAATCGAAACTACGAAGGCGGCTTTGCCTCAGCGATGATGCTGAAGGATCTGAAGCTGGCGCAGGAAGCCGCGGACGGCGTCGGCGCGCCTACGCCGCTCGGCGGCGCGGCGACCGCGATCTATGACGACCTCGTCGCCGCCGGTCATGCCAACAAGGATTTCTCCTACGTGCTGCAAATGTTGCGCGGGCGCGGCTAA
- a CDS encoding LysR family transcriptional regulator, translating to MYDWDDLRLFLAATRAGTLAGAAQRLGIDAATVGRRLARLETALKSTLFVRSPSGIQLTAAGARLLAAATEAEAAMEAVSHAAESNVVGGTVRISASEGFGTAILAPALPALHAAYPTLRIELAAQPSFLSPTKREVDVVVALAEPKGARLVVEPLTDYHLGLYASAAYLKRRGTPESAQELQEHDIVGYMDDLLYAEELRYLEAIAPNLQPKLSSSSIRAQHEIIANAGGIGVLPCFLVGSSLKRVLPSVRLTRRWWLGTHRDVVENARTKAVHRWLRETVAARRAELMPPKPRAGR from the coding sequence ATGTACGATTGGGACGATCTCAGGCTTTTCCTGGCCGCGACCCGGGCCGGCACGCTGGCAGGTGCGGCGCAGCGGCTTGGGATCGACGCGGCGACAGTCGGTCGACGGCTGGCGCGGCTGGAGACGGCGCTGAAATCGACTTTGTTCGTGCGCTCGCCGAGCGGGATTCAGCTGACGGCCGCCGGGGCGCGCTTGTTGGCGGCGGCGACAGAAGCCGAGGCGGCGATGGAGGCGGTGTCGCACGCCGCGGAATCCAATGTCGTCGGCGGCACGGTGCGGATCAGCGCGTCGGAGGGGTTCGGCACGGCCATCCTGGCGCCAGCGCTACCCGCTTTGCATGCGGCGTACCCAACGCTGCGGATTGAGTTGGCCGCGCAACCGAGTTTTCTTTCGCCAACCAAGCGCGAGGTCGATGTCGTCGTGGCTTTGGCGGAGCCGAAGGGCGCGCGCTTGGTGGTGGAGCCGCTGACCGATTATCATTTGGGGCTCTATGCATCGGCCGCGTATCTGAAACGACGCGGCACGCCCGAGAGCGCGCAGGAGCTGCAAGAGCACGACATTGTCGGCTACATGGACGATCTCTTGTATGCGGAAGAGCTGCGCTATCTCGAAGCGATCGCACCAAACTTGCAACCGAAGCTTTCGAGCTCATCGATCCGCGCGCAACACGAAATTATCGCCAATGCGGGGGGCATTGGCGTGCTGCCGTGTTTTCTTGTTGGATCGAGCTTGAAGCGTGTGCTGCCGTCTGTGCGGCTAACGCGGCGGTGGTGGCTCGGCACCCACCGAGACGTCGTCGAAAATGCGCGGACCAAAGCTGTGCATCGCTGGTTGCGCGAGACCGTGGCGGCGCGGCGGGCGGAGCTTATGCCGCCCAAACCGCGCGCCGGTCGTTAG
- a CDS encoding DUF1328 domain-containing protein, with protein MLSWALIFFILALVAGYLGFAGLAGMAASIAQILFWVFLIVLVVGFVIRALRGQSVT; from the coding sequence ATGCTGAGTTGGGCGCTGATCTTTTTCATTCTCGCTTTGGTCGCCGGCTACCTCGGCTTCGCCGGTCTCGCCGGTATGGCCGCGAGCATCGCGCAGATCTTGTTCTGGGTTTTCCTTATTGTGCTTGTGGTTGGTTTCGTCATTCGAGCGCTGCGCGGCCAATCGGTGACGTGA
- the queC gene encoding 7-cyano-7-deazaguanine synthase QueC codes for MDAALVLFSAGQDSATCLAWALERYARVETIGFFYGQRHAIELEQRETVRQRMTALDPDWAARLGPDIVVDISGYGALAESALTADRAIEMAESGLPTTFVPGRNLVFLTVAAAQAYRRGIDILVAGMCETDFSGYPDCRRDTIDAQEHALALGLERPMKIETPLMHLTKGATWGLAHDLGGAALVDLIVEHTHTCYEGDRTHRHAWGYGCATCPACDLRAKGWDSWTAGGPR; via the coding sequence ATGGATGCCGCGCTCGTTCTCTTCTCCGCCGGACAGGATTCCGCGACCTGCCTCGCCTGGGCGCTGGAGCGCTATGCGCGTGTCGAGACGATCGGCTTCTTCTACGGCCAGCGCCACGCCATCGAATTGGAACAGCGCGAAACCGTGCGCCAGCGCATGACGGCGCTCGACCCGGACTGGGCTGCGCGCCTCGGTCCCGACATTGTCGTGGACATTTCGGGCTATGGCGCGCTCGCCGAAAGCGCCTTGACGGCGGATCGCGCGATCGAAATGGCCGAGAGCGGTTTGCCGACGACGTTCGTGCCCGGCCGCAATCTGGTGTTTCTCACCGTGGCCGCCGCGCAAGCCTATCGACGCGGGATCGACATCCTCGTCGCCGGTATGTGCGAGACCGATTTTTCTGGCTACCCCGATTGCCGGCGCGACACGATCGACGCGCAAGAACACGCGCTCGCGCTCGGCCTAGAACGGCCGATGAAAATCGAAACGCCGTTGATGCATCTCACCAAGGGCGCCACCTGGGGCCTCGCGCACGATCTCGGCGGCGCCGCGCTCGTCGATCTCATCGTTGAACACACCCACACCTGCTACGAAGGCGACCGCACGCATCGCCACGCCTGGGGCTATGGCTGCGCCACATGCCCCGCCTGCGATTTGCGCGCGAAGGGCTGGGATTCTTGGACCGCCGGCGGTCCAAGATGA
- a CDS encoding superoxide dismutase, whose protein sequence is MFNLPPLPYEPTALEPHMSKETLAFHHGKHHAAYIKNMNAALAERADAPKTVEGVVQLAVREGNKKLFNNAAQTWNHGFFWQSMTPTPQGDPQGDLKLAIEKAFGSLTAFREQFVAQGVGHFASGWVWLVSDKSGAVKLVDLHDADTPITEIGTTPLLVCDVWEHAYYIDYRNERPKFVTAFIEKLANWRFAEAQYDAARKGEDGWQFPT, encoded by the coding sequence ATGTTTAACCTCCCCCCGTTGCCGTATGAACCAACGGCGCTCGAACCCCATATGTCGAAAGAGACGCTCGCGTTTCACCACGGCAAACACCACGCCGCTTACATCAAGAACATGAACGCAGCGCTCGCCGAGCGCGCCGATGCGCCGAAGACGGTGGAAGGTGTGGTTCAACTCGCCGTGCGCGAGGGTAACAAGAAGCTCTTCAACAACGCCGCGCAAACCTGGAATCATGGCTTCTTCTGGCAAAGCATGACGCCCACGCCGCAGGGCGATCCACAAGGCGATCTGAAGCTTGCGATCGAGAAAGCGTTCGGCTCGCTCACCGCTTTCCGTGAGCAATTCGTCGCCCAAGGCGTCGGCCACTTCGCGTCGGGCTGGGTCTGGCTTGTCAGCGACAAATCGGGCGCGGTGAAGCTCGTCGACCTGCACGACGCTGATACGCCGATCACCGAAATCGGCACAACGCCGCTTCTCGTCTGCGACGTGTGGGAGCACGCCTATTACATCGATTATCGCAACGAGCGCCCGAAATTCGTGACGGCCTTCATCGAGAAGCTCGCCAATTGGCGCTTCGCCGAAGCGCAATACGACGCCGCGCGCAAAGGCGAAGACGGTTGGCAATTTCCGACCTAG
- the queE gene encoding 7-carboxy-7-deazaguanine synthase: protein MTYSVKEMFYTLQGEGARAGRPSVFVRFAGCNLWTGREQDRAAAICQFCDTQFVGVDGDGGGKFETAAALADAAAKLWPGGGAPYVVCTGGEPLLQLDAPLIEALHARDFEIAVETNGTIAAPAGVDWVCVSPKANADFVQQSGDELKLVYPQEGGDPAQYTSLAFKHFYLQPMDSPARDANTQAAIAYCLAHPQWRLSVQTHKALGIR, encoded by the coding sequence ATGACCTACAGCGTCAAAGAAATGTTCTACACGCTGCAGGGCGAGGGCGCGCGGGCGGGGCGGCCGTCCGTCTTCGTGCGTTTCGCAGGCTGCAATCTCTGGACCGGCCGCGAGCAAGATCGCGCCGCCGCGATCTGCCAATTCTGCGATACGCAATTCGTCGGTGTTGATGGCGACGGCGGCGGCAAATTTGAAACCGCCGCAGCGCTCGCGGACGCCGCCGCGAAACTCTGGCCCGGCGGCGGCGCACCTTATGTCGTCTGCACCGGCGGCGAGCCGCTCTTGCAGCTCGATGCGCCGCTGATCGAGGCGTTACACGCGCGCGACTTCGAGATCGCGGTGGAAACCAACGGCACGATCGCCGCGCCCGCCGGCGTCGATTGGGTGTGCGTCAGCCCCAAAGCCAATGCCGACTTCGTGCAACAAAGCGGCGACGAGCTAAAGCTCGTCTATCCGCAAGAAGGCGGCGATCCCGCGCAATATACGAGCCTCGCCTTCAAGCACTTCTATCTACAGCCGATGGATAGCCCCGCGCGCGACGCCAATACGCAAGCCGCGATTGCCTATTGCCTCGCGCATCCGCAATGGCGCCTGAGCGTCCAGACGCACAAAGCGCTCGGCATTCGTTGA
- a CDS encoding DUF3313 family protein, whose amino-acid sequence MRLTIAFASLAALAFASAASAQTATISPISFSPEFQEELTDNYGEREGEYLGEYAQRMVSEALARRGASAGVTVDISIIDAQPNRPTFEQLSNRPGLDPIRSISVGGAELHGVIRGADGAVITEVSHERYNHSLSDLTGAESTWSEARRAIRQFANKVGDAYVASAR is encoded by the coding sequence ATGCGCTTGACGATTGCATTCGCCAGCCTCGCCGCACTCGCCTTCGCAAGCGCAGCGTCGGCTCAGACGGCGACCATCTCCCCGATTTCATTCTCTCCCGAATTTCAGGAAGAGCTGACCGACAATTACGGCGAGCGCGAAGGCGAATATCTCGGCGAGTATGCGCAACGCATGGTGAGCGAAGCTCTGGCGCGTCGGGGTGCATCTGCCGGAGTCACCGTCGATATCTCCATCATCGACGCGCAACCCAACCGGCCGACGTTCGAGCAATTGTCGAACCGGCCTGGCCTTGATCCGATCCGCTCGATCTCGGTGGGCGGCGCTGAATTGCACGGCGTCATTCGTGGCGCCGATGGCGCGGTGATCACCGAGGTCTCACACGAGCGATATAATCATTCGCTCTCGGACCTGACGGGCGCGGAGAGCACCTGGTCGGAAGCGCGTCGCGCCATCCGCCAATTCGCCAACAAGGTTGGCGACGCCTACGTGGCGAGCGCGCGCTAA
- a CDS encoding CoA-acylating methylmalonate-semialdehyde dehydrogenase, producing MRAIEHYVSGKALIGASGRHGDVYNPNTGAVQAQVALANAREIDAAVQSAAKAFPGWAATNPQRRARVMFAFKQLVEKNMDELAHLLSSEHGKVIADSKGDIQRGLEVIEFACGIPHALKGEYTEGAGPGIDVYSMRQPLGVVAGITPFNFPAMIPMWMFGVAIATGNTFVLKPSEKDPSVPVRLAELMMEAGAPEGVLNVAHGDKEAVDAIIAHPEIKAISFVGSSDIAHYIYSHGTANGKRVQAMGGAKNHGIVLPDADLDQVVKDLVGAAYGSAGERCMALPVVVPVGKKTADDLRERLIPEIEKLKVGISTDADAQYGPVVSLAHKRKVEDYIGLGAKEGAELVRDGRGFKLQGYEEGFFVGPTLFDKVSTEMRTYKEEIFGPVLQIMRAENFEEALALPSQHQYGNGVAIFTRNGRAAREFAQRVNVGMVGINVPIPVPVAYHTFGGWKRSAFGDTNQHGMEGVKFYTKVKTVTARWPEGDVGDQSFVIPTMR from the coding sequence ATGCGCGCCATCGAACACTACGTCTCCGGCAAGGCCCTGATCGGCGCCTCCGGCCGCCACGGCGACGTCTACAATCCCAACACCGGCGCGGTGCAGGCCCAGGTCGCCCTCGCCAATGCGCGCGAGATCGACGCCGCCGTGCAATCGGCTGCGAAAGCGTTTCCGGGCTGGGCCGCCACCAACCCGCAGCGCCGCGCGCGCGTCATGTTCGCCTTCAAGCAGCTCGTCGAAAAAAACATGGACGAACTCGCGCACTTGCTCTCGTCCGAGCACGGCAAGGTGATCGCGGACTCGAAGGGCGACATCCAACGCGGCCTTGAAGTGATCGAGTTCGCCTGCGGCATCCCGCATGCACTGAAGGGCGAATATACGGAAGGGGCGGGTCCCGGCATTGACGTCTATTCGATGCGCCAACCGCTCGGCGTGGTCGCGGGCATCACGCCGTTCAATTTTCCCGCCATGATCCCGATGTGGATGTTCGGCGTCGCGATCGCGACGGGCAACACGTTCGTGCTGAAGCCGAGCGAGAAAGACCCGTCCGTCCCGGTGCGTCTCGCCGAATTGATGATGGAAGCGGGCGCGCCGGAAGGCGTACTCAATGTCGCCCATGGCGACAAGGAAGCCGTCGACGCCATCATCGCGCATCCGGAAATCAAAGCGATCAGCTTCGTCGGCTCGTCCGACATCGCGCACTATATCTATAGCCACGGCACCGCAAACGGTAAGCGCGTGCAAGCAATGGGCGGCGCCAAGAACCACGGCATCGTTCTGCCCGATGCTGATCTCGATCAAGTCGTGAAGGATCTCGTGGGCGCGGCCTACGGCTCCGCCGGCGAACGCTGCATGGCGCTGCCGGTCGTCGTGCCGGTCGGCAAGAAGACCGCTGACGATTTGCGTGAGCGCCTGATCCCGGAAATCGAGAAGCTGAAGGTCGGCATCTCCACCGATGCGGATGCGCAATACGGCCCAGTCGTCAGCCTCGCGCACAAGCGCAAGGTCGAAGATTATATCGGCCTTGGCGCGAAAGAGGGCGCCGAGCTCGTGCGCGACGGCCGCGGCTTCAAGCTGCAAGGCTATGAAGAGGGCTTCTTCGTCGGCCCGACGCTCTTCGACAAGGTCAGCACCGAAATGCGCACCTACAAGGAAGAAATCTTCGGCCCAGTGCTGCAAATCATGCGCGCTGAGAATTTCGAGGAAGCGCTCGCGCTGCCCAGCCAACACCAATACGGCAACGGCGTCGCCATCTTCACCCGCAACGGCCGCGCCGCGCGCGAATTTGCGCAGCGTGTGAATGTCGGCATGGTCGGCATCAACGTGCCGATCCCAGTGCCGGTCGCGTATCACACCTTCGGCGGTTGGAAGCGCAGCGCCTTCGGCGACACCAACCAGCACGGCATGGAAGGCGTGAAGTTCTACACGAAAGTGAAAACGGTCACGGCGCGTTGGCCGGAAGGCGACGTCGGTGATCAGAGCTTCGTTATTCCAACGATGCGGTGA
- a CDS encoding TonB-dependent receptor: MSKKSNWGRILLTGASLAAMGAITPAFAQDEDVSEEIVVTATGRAAAIQDVPIAVTAVSGEALQNSGAQDLRDVTQVAPSLEMGTGQSNSSGTTARIRGIGTGSDNPGFEAAVGIFIDGVYRARAGAALADLPELERVEVLRGPQGTLYGRNTSAGAISVITAGPDFSPGMWLEGTFGFDDLEESGARAGVNVPLTDSLAVRLDGSIRARDGYITDLISGDDINTRDRSTLRAQAVWDISPDATLRVIVDGAQSDEVCCGITPLLYGSTNTAVGLITGGAGSPPIDLDARAMTVTPGRSYGEETEEWGISGQLDWDLGFANFTSITAYRDWDAVRDQDVDFNVIDIAYRDGLEVGFENFTQEFRLQGETGRVNWLVGAFYADETLDTTDTIRIGANSNLFANLVTRGASTTLATPNGCELYDSTGADTDGVTDPIPSFFLCATGNPAFANVYLTGNTTGQGQQSDHWIVDTQSIALFTHNEISLSDALTLTVGLRYSSETKDLTGDLLSTSNSCLSLQGVEAFTDGLVPGPGGIVTVLQGSAASALMNIACNPAVNPIANGDWEGDSEEEELSGTISLAYNLNDDVMVYGGYSRGYKAGGFNVDRSGFAITPALIDPSLLSVDQLAFAPEFTDAYEIGIKSTILGGTTTVNLTGFYQEIHDYQLNAFNGFNFITRNIPEAISQGAELEVSARPTDNLTLTGGVVYTDAFYDSEVRFNPLTAALGDADPNAVFSGQPFAFAPELTVTAAATYVQPIGDNLQALFYIDTRWNDGYRTQTLSREPNGATDNGEFAIFNGRVGIGSQDERWSVELWGRNLFDESYFVGAFSPPLQNDYVVYPNEPATYGLTIRARY, translated from the coding sequence ATGAGCAAGAAATCAAATTGGGGTCGGATTCTGCTGACGGGCGCTTCGCTCGCGGCGATGGGCGCGATCACGCCCGCGTTCGCGCAGGACGAAGACGTGTCGGAAGAGATCGTCGTGACGGCCACGGGCCGCGCGGCCGCGATCCAGGATGTTCCGATCGCGGTGACCGCGGTCAGTGGCGAAGCGCTGCAAAACTCTGGCGCGCAAGATCTACGCGACGTGACGCAAGTCGCTCCGTCGCTCGAAATGGGCACGGGCCAATCGAATTCGTCGGGCACCACCGCCCGCATCCGCGGCATCGGCACCGGTTCGGACAACCCGGGCTTTGAAGCCGCTGTCGGCATCTTCATCGACGGCGTCTATCGCGCCCGCGCCGGCGCGGCCCTCGCCGATCTGCCAGAGCTTGAGCGCGTCGAAGTGCTGCGCGGTCCGCAAGGCACACTCTACGGCCGCAACACCTCGGCTGGCGCCATCTCGGTGATCACGGCTGGTCCGGATTTCAGCCCAGGCATGTGGCTGGAAGGCACGTTTGGCTTCGATGACCTCGAAGAAAGCGGCGCTCGCGCCGGCGTAAACGTCCCGCTGACGGACTCGTTGGCCGTGCGCCTCGACGGCTCGATCCGCGCGCGCGACGGCTACATCACCGATCTGATTTCGGGCGACGACATCAACACTCGCGATCGCTCGACGCTGCGTGCGCAAGCGGTCTGGGATATCTCGCCGGACGCCACGCTGCGCGTGATCGTCGATGGCGCGCAATCAGATGAAGTCTGCTGCGGCATCACCCCGCTGCTCTATGGTTCGACCAATACCGCCGTCGGCCTGATCACTGGCGGCGCAGGCAGCCCGCCGATCGACCTCGACGCGCGCGCCATGACGGTGACGCCGGGCCGTTCGTACGGTGAAGAGACCGAAGAATGGGGCATTTCCGGTCAACTCGATTGGGATCTGGGCTTCGCCAATTTCACCTCGATCACGGCCTATCGCGATTGGGATGCGGTCCGCGACCAGGACGTCGATTTCAACGTCATCGACATCGCCTATCGGGACGGTCTGGAAGTCGGCTTCGAAAACTTCACCCAGGAATTCCGCCTGCAAGGTGAAACGGGCCGCGTGAATTGGCTCGTCGGCGCTTTCTACGCTGACGAAACGCTGGACACGACGGACACGATCCGCATCGGCGCGAACTCGAACCTCTTCGCCAACCTCGTCACCCGTGGCGCGTCGACGACGCTCGCCACACCGAACGGCTGCGAATTGTATGATTCCACCGGCGCTGACACGGACGGCGTGACCGACCCGATCCCGTCGTTCTTCCTGTGCGCCACAGGCAACCCGGCTTTTGCCAATGTCTATCTGACCGGAAACACGACAGGCCAGGGCCAGCAGAGCGATCACTGGATCGTCGATACGCAGAGCATCGCGCTCTTCACGCACAACGAAATCAGCTTGAGCGACGCGCTCACGCTGACCGTTGGCCTGCGCTACAGCTCGGAAACGAAGGACCTTACGGGCGATCTGCTCTCGACCTCGAATTCCTGCTTGTCGCTGCAGGGCGTTGAAGCCTTCACCGACGGCCTCGTCCCGGGACCGGGCGGCATCGTCACGGTGCTGCAAGGGAGTGCGGCGTCGGCGCTGATGAACATCGCCTGCAACCCCGCCGTGAACCCGATCGCCAATGGCGACTGGGAAGGCGACAGCGAGGAAGAAGAACTCAGCGGCACAATCTCGCTGGCCTATAACCTCAACGATGATGTGATGGTCTATGGCGGCTATTCGCGCGGCTACAAGGCGGGCGGCTTCAACGTCGACCGCTCAGGCTTTGCGATCACGCCGGCTCTGATCGATCCGAGCCTGCTCAGCGTCGATCAACTGGCGTTCGCGCCGGAATTCACCGACGCGTACGAAATCGGCATCAAGTCGACGATCCTAGGCGGCACGACGACGGTGAACCTCACCGGCTTCTACCAAGAGATCCACGACTATCAGCTGAACGCCTTCAACGGCTTCAACTTCATCACGCGCAACATTCCGGAAGCCATCAGCCAAGGCGCTGAGCTCGAAGTTTCGGCTCGTCCGACCGACAACCTGACGCTCACCGGCGGCGTGGTGTACACGGACGCCTTCTACGACAGCGAAGTGCGCTTCAACCCGCTCACCGCCGCCCTCGGCGACGCGGACCCGAACGCCGTGTTCTCAGGCCAGCCCTTCGCGTTCGCGCCGGAACTGACCGTGACCGCTGCGGCCACGTACGTTCAGCCGATTGGCGATAATCTGCAGGCGCTGTTCTACATCGACACTCGCTGGAACGACGGCTACCGCACGCAGACGCTGAGCCGCGAGCCGAATGGCGCGACGGACAATGGCGAGTTCGCGATCTTCAATGGCCGCGTCGGCATTGGTTCGCAGGACGAGCGCTGGTCGGTCGAACTGTGGGGCCGCAATTTGTTCGACGAGAGCTACTTCGTCGGCGCCTTCTCGCCGCCGCTGCAAAACGACTACGTAGTCTATCCGAACGAGCCAGCCACCTACGGCTTGACGATCCGCGCGCGCTACTAA
- a CDS encoding response regulator produces MGGDLDVLIVDDHEAMRVMLARVMASAGVKRVREASRGELGLEMQAEAPAHLILVDSGMPGMDGVSFINAVRADERYGAPCIVMITGHDHAELRDAAHAAGANAVMVKPVSPRELIAKVQDLLERGSSDPRA; encoded by the coding sequence ATGGGCGGCGACCTCGACGTTCTGATCGTGGATGACCACGAGGCGATGCGCGTGATGCTGGCGCGCGTGATGGCGTCGGCGGGCGTGAAGCGCGTGCGCGAGGCGTCGCGCGGCGAGTTGGGGCTGGAGATGCAGGCGGAAGCGCCGGCGCATCTGATTCTAGTCGATAGCGGCATGCCGGGCATGGATGGCGTGAGCTTCATCAACGCCGTACGCGCGGACGAACGCTATGGCGCGCCGTGCATCGTCATGATCACCGGGCATGATCACGCAGAGCTGCGTGACGCCGCGCATGCGGCCGGCGCGAACGCGGTGATGGTGAAGCCGGTCAGTCCGCGCGAATTGATCGCAAAGGTGCAGGATTTGTTGGAGCGCGGGTCTTCAGACCCCCGTGCCTGA
- a CDS encoding DUF1328 domain-containing protein, which yields MLSWALIFFVVAIIAAVFGFGGIASASAGIAQILFFLFLVLFVVSLIMGMARRG from the coding sequence ATGCTCAGCTGGGCGCTTATTTTCTTCGTTGTTGCGATTATCGCAGCGGTCTTCGGCTTTGGCGGCATCGCGTCCGCGTCGGCCGGCATCGCGCAAATTCTGTTCTTCCTCTTCCTTGTTCTGTTCGTCGTGTCGCTCATCATGGGCATGGCGCGTCGAGGGTGA
- a CDS encoding glycine zipper domain-containing protein → MAQAFETVARSKRNGAARDAVRARANDVMEDFSELRKDVGRLADAASKAARDEVKHTGARLQKMRGSLKARASESAAYVGDKVREHPGASVGIAVGAGLLLGLVLSARRH, encoded by the coding sequence ATGGCACAAGCGTTCGAGACCGTCGCTCGCAGCAAGCGCAATGGCGCCGCGCGCGACGCCGTCCGCGCCCGCGCGAACGACGTAATGGAAGATTTCTCGGAACTGCGTAAGGACGTGGGTCGCCTGGCTGACGCCGCCAGCAAAGCGGCGCGCGACGAGGTCAAGCACACCGGCGCGCGCTTGCAGAAGATGCGCGGTTCTTTGAAGGCCCGCGCCAGCGAAAGCGCAGCTTACGTCGGCGACAAGGTGCGCGAGCATCCGGGCGCCTCTGTAGGCATTGCTGTTGGCGCCGGCCTTCTGCTTGGTTTGGTGCTGTCAGCCCGCCGCCACTAA